A window of Amycolatopsis australiensis contains these coding sequences:
- a CDS encoding indolepyruvate ferredoxin oxidoreductase family protein, which yields METYTLEDRYLREAGTVHLTGVQALVRLLFDRVRHDRAHGGDPAVFVSGYEGSPLAGYDLELGRRAKLLEKHDVVHRPGLNEELAATSVMGSQLVAGAGGRRGVTGFWYGKAPGLDRATDALRHANLAGTDPRGGAVALVGDDPNAKSSTVPCASELALADLAIPVFFPADSQDVLDLGRHAVELSRAAGLWTSLKIVANVADASGTAVVSPQWTAPEIDGAYRHAPTSRLLGPGLAALERSLFTVRLPLALEYLRASGVNRITARGPADRIGIVSAGKSYLDLQQALRTLGLDAESLTKHGIRILKLGAIHPLEPGIVRQFADGLEEIVVVEEKRSFVETALKEVLYGVPGAPAVTGKKDRDGRTLFTELGELDPDGIATGLARRLPEGIPPVDAWRGRRRRERISVPLLARTPYFCSGCPHNSSTKVPDGTLVGGGIGCHTMALFMEPDQVGTVLGVTQMGGEGTQWIGMAPFVEAEHFVQNIGDGTFTHSGSLAVRAAVAAGVNITYKLLYNSAVAMTGGQDAVGGLPVEKVAELLLVEGARRVVITSDAPARLRRRKLPAGVEVRDRTELLATQEELAKVKGVTVLIHEQECAAEKRRKRRRGKQAAPATRVVINERVCEGCGDCGTKSNCLSVQPVATEFGRKTAIHQSSCNVDYSCLAGDCPSFVTVMPAGRKRRRQLGELAADAVPAPASASTSDFTVRITGIGGTGVVTVTQILATAAVLDGRHVRTLDQTGLAQKGGAVVSDLKVTAEPVEQAPKLAAGECDLYLACDALVGADAANLGVTDPARTTAVVSTTEVPTGRMVVDTTVSFPDPGSVLAPLEAAAARTVSLDARGLAEELFDDDQFANVLQLGAAYQTGAIPLPAAVIERAIELNGTAVAANLQAFRRGRQLVADPDAVTTAPAPARPVAQPAVRALVHAEPGSELARLLDIRIPDLVAYQDERYARAYAEFVEQVRVLEDGPTEITEAVAKHLYKLMAYKDEYEVARLSLDPAFLSGLAEEFGAGSKYAYRLHPPVLRALGMKRKISLGPWFRPAFRLLHASRRLRGTRFDPFGRAEVRRVERELIADYREVVLAALRAGDVDRARVLALAELPDLVRGYEDVKLANVARYREKQAELLTLVTS from the coding sequence GTGGAGACGTACACCCTGGAAGACCGCTATCTCCGGGAGGCCGGGACCGTGCACCTGACCGGGGTGCAGGCCCTGGTCCGGCTGCTGTTCGACCGCGTCCGCCACGACCGCGCCCACGGCGGCGACCCGGCCGTGTTCGTCTCCGGCTACGAGGGCTCGCCGCTGGCCGGCTACGACCTCGAACTCGGCCGCCGCGCGAAGCTGCTCGAGAAGCACGACGTCGTGCACCGGCCCGGGCTCAACGAGGAGCTGGCCGCGACGTCGGTCATGGGCAGCCAGCTCGTCGCGGGCGCCGGCGGCCGCCGTGGCGTCACCGGCTTCTGGTACGGCAAGGCCCCCGGCCTCGACCGCGCCACCGACGCCCTCCGCCACGCCAACCTGGCCGGCACCGATCCGCGGGGCGGCGCGGTCGCCCTGGTCGGCGACGACCCGAACGCGAAGTCCTCGACCGTCCCCTGCGCGTCCGAACTCGCGCTCGCCGACCTGGCGATCCCGGTGTTCTTCCCGGCCGACTCACAGGACGTGCTCGACCTCGGCAGGCACGCGGTCGAGCTGTCCCGCGCGGCCGGGCTGTGGACGTCGCTGAAGATCGTGGCCAACGTCGCCGACGCGTCGGGCACCGCCGTCGTCAGTCCGCAGTGGACCGCTCCGGAGATCGACGGCGCGTACCGGCACGCGCCGACGTCGCGGCTGCTCGGCCCGGGCCTCGCGGCCCTGGAACGCAGCCTCTTCACCGTCCGGCTGCCGCTGGCGCTGGAGTACCTGCGCGCGAGCGGCGTCAACCGGATCACCGCGCGCGGCCCGGCCGACCGGATCGGCATCGTCTCCGCCGGTAAGTCCTATCTGGACCTTCAGCAGGCGTTGCGCACGCTCGGGCTCGACGCCGAAAGCCTGACGAAGCACGGCATCCGGATCCTCAAGCTCGGCGCGATCCACCCGCTCGAACCGGGGATCGTCCGCCAGTTCGCCGACGGGCTCGAGGAGATCGTCGTCGTCGAGGAGAAGCGGTCCTTCGTCGAAACGGCGCTGAAGGAAGTCCTGTACGGCGTTCCCGGCGCGCCCGCGGTCACCGGCAAGAAGGATCGCGACGGCCGCACGCTGTTCACCGAGCTCGGCGAGCTGGACCCCGACGGCATCGCCACCGGCCTGGCCCGCCGGCTGCCGGAAGGCATCCCGCCCGTCGACGCGTGGCGCGGCCGCCGCCGACGCGAACGCATCTCGGTGCCGCTGCTCGCGCGGACGCCGTACTTCTGCTCGGGCTGCCCGCACAACTCGTCGACGAAGGTCCCGGACGGCACGCTCGTCGGTGGCGGCATCGGCTGCCACACCATGGCCCTGTTCATGGAACCCGACCAGGTCGGCACGGTCCTCGGCGTGACGCAGATGGGCGGCGAAGGCACCCAGTGGATCGGCATGGCGCCGTTCGTCGAGGCCGAGCACTTCGTCCAGAACATCGGCGACGGCACGTTCACCCACTCCGGCAGCCTCGCGGTCCGTGCCGCGGTCGCCGCCGGGGTCAACATCACCTACAAGCTGCTCTACAACTCCGCCGTCGCGATGACCGGCGGGCAGGACGCGGTCGGCGGGCTCCCGGTCGAGAAGGTCGCCGAGCTGCTGCTCGTGGAAGGCGCCCGCCGGGTCGTCATCACCAGCGACGCGCCCGCGCGGCTGCGGCGGCGGAAGCTGCCCGCCGGCGTGGAAGTCCGCGACCGCACGGAACTGCTGGCCACGCAGGAGGAGCTGGCGAAGGTCAAGGGCGTCACCGTGCTGATCCACGAGCAGGAGTGCGCGGCCGAAAAGCGCCGGAAACGCCGCCGCGGCAAGCAGGCCGCACCCGCCACGCGCGTGGTGATCAACGAGCGCGTCTGCGAGGGCTGCGGCGACTGCGGCACCAAGTCGAACTGCCTGTCCGTGCAGCCGGTGGCGACCGAGTTCGGCCGCAAGACCGCGATCCACCAGTCCTCGTGCAACGTCGACTACTCGTGCCTGGCCGGGGACTGCCCGTCGTTCGTCACCGTCATGCCGGCCGGCCGCAAGCGGCGGCGGCAGCTCGGTGAGCTGGCCGCCGACGCGGTCCCCGCCCCCGCGTCGGCGTCCACATCGGACTTCACCGTGCGGATCACCGGCATCGGCGGCACCGGCGTCGTCACCGTGACCCAGATCCTCGCCACCGCCGCGGTGCTCGACGGACGGCACGTCCGCACGCTCGACCAGACCGGGCTCGCGCAGAAGGGCGGCGCGGTCGTGTCGGACCTGAAGGTCACGGCCGAGCCCGTCGAGCAGGCCCCGAAGCTCGCCGCCGGGGAATGCGACCTCTACCTGGCGTGCGACGCGCTGGTCGGGGCGGACGCGGCCAACCTCGGCGTCACCGACCCGGCCCGCACCACCGCCGTCGTGTCGACCACCGAGGTCCCGACCGGGCGGATGGTCGTGGACACGACGGTGTCGTTCCCGGACCCCGGCAGCGTCCTGGCGCCGCTGGAAGCCGCGGCGGCGCGCACGGTCTCGCTGGACGCGCGCGGCCTCGCCGAGGAACTGTTCGACGACGACCAGTTCGCGAACGTCCTGCAGCTCGGCGCGGCCTACCAGACCGGCGCCATCCCGCTGCCCGCCGCGGTGATCGAGCGCGCGATCGAGCTGAACGGCACCGCCGTGGCCGCGAACCTGCAGGCCTTCCGCCGCGGCCGTCAGCTGGTGGCCGACCCGGACGCCGTCACCACGGCGCCGGCGCCGGCGCGGCCGGTCGCCCAGCCCGCGGTGCGGGCGCTGGTGCACGCCGAGCCCGGCTCGGAGCTGGCCCGGCTGCTCGACATCCGGATTCCGGACCTGGTCGCCTACCAGGACGAGCGGTACGCGCGGGCGTACGCGGAATTCGTCGAGCAGGTGCGGGTGCTGGAAGACGGGCCGACGGAGATCACCGAGGCGGTCGCGAAGCACCTGTACAAGCTGATGGCGTACAAGGACGAGTACGAGGTCGCCCGGCTGTCGCTGGACCCGGCGTTCCTGTCCGGGCTGGCCGAGGAGTTCGGCGCGGGCTCGAAGTACGCCTACCGGCTGCACCCGCCGGTGCTGCGGGCGCTCGGGATGAAGCGCAAGATCAGCCTGGGCCCGTGGTTCCGCCCGGCGTTCCGGCTGCTGCACGCGTCGCGGCGGCTGCGCGGCACCCGCTTCGACCCCTTCGGCCGCGCCGAGGTGCGGCGCGTGGAACGCGAGCTGATCGCGGACTACCGCGAGGTGGTGCTGGCGGCGCTCCGCGCCGGCGACGTCGACCGCGCCCGCGTGCTGGCCCTCGCGGAACTGCCCGACCTGGTGCGCGGCTACGAGGACGTCAAGCTGGCGAACGTGGCCCGCTACCGGGAGAAGCAGGCCGAGCTGCTCACGCTCGTAACCAGCTGA
- a CDS encoding response regulator, which yields MRIVIAEEDTLLREGLVLLLRSEGFHVVAAVDHPGDLVAEAGAQAPDLAVVDVRMPPTFTDEGLRAALEARRRQPGLAILALSAFVEDGYAGDLLAAGGGGAGYLLKERVGKPDEFLDALRRVAAGGTVLDRDVVAAQLARRRPGDPVATLTAREREVVALLAEGHSVPTIGRLLGIGTDAARKHAGDVSAKLRVPGEAQSMLSWLRA from the coding sequence GTGCGGATCGTGATCGCCGAGGAGGACACCCTGCTGCGGGAGGGGCTCGTGCTGCTCCTGCGCAGCGAGGGGTTCCACGTCGTCGCGGCCGTCGACCACCCCGGCGACCTGGTCGCCGAGGCCGGCGCGCAGGCACCCGACCTCGCCGTCGTCGACGTGCGGATGCCGCCGACGTTCACCGACGAAGGGCTGCGGGCCGCCCTCGAAGCCCGGCGCCGGCAGCCGGGCCTGGCGATCCTGGCACTGTCGGCCTTCGTCGAGGACGGCTACGCGGGCGACCTCCTGGCCGCCGGCGGGGGCGGCGCCGGCTACCTGCTCAAGGAGCGGGTCGGGAAGCCGGACGAGTTCCTCGACGCCCTCCGGCGGGTGGCGGCGGGCGGCACGGTCCTCGACCGGGACGTCGTGGCGGCTCAGCTGGCCCGGCGGCGGCCGGGCGACCCGGTCGCCACGCTCACCGCCCGCGAACGCGAGGTCGTCGCCCTCCTCGCCGAAGGCCACTCGGTCCCGACGATCGGGCGGCTGCTCGGCATCGGCACCGATGCGGCGCGCAAGCACGCTGGGGACGTCAGCGCGAAGCTGCGCGTCCCCGGCGAGGCCCAGTCGATGCTCAGCTGGTTACGAGCGTGA
- a CDS encoding GlxA family transcriptional regulator produces MRTRPVLVVLYDGVRLLDVSGPLEVFAEANEHGGRYELKTASPGGADVRTNTGTRLGADLDLAAADPRGATVLVPGGPEWVRTIADTGLVAQIRRLADGADRTASVCAGAFALAAAGVLDGRRATTHWDLTDQLARRFPRVRVDADAIFVKDGPVITSAGVTSGIDLALALVEADLGAEVARLVAKHLVVFLQRPGGQSQFSVRLETGRPRTEVLRAVLDSVAADPSAPHTLETMAARAGVSPRHLTRLFAVELGRTPARFVEQVRVESARQLLERTADPLDAVARRSGFGSAETMRRAFARGLGVTPSGYRARFRTTGIR; encoded by the coding sequence GTGCGGACCCGGCCCGTGCTCGTCGTGCTCTACGACGGCGTCCGCCTGCTGGACGTCTCGGGGCCGCTCGAAGTCTTCGCCGAAGCCAACGAGCACGGCGGGCGGTACGAACTGAAGACGGCGTCACCGGGCGGTGCCGACGTCCGCACCAACACCGGGACCCGCCTGGGTGCCGACCTCGACCTCGCGGCGGCCGACCCGCGTGGCGCGACCGTGCTGGTACCGGGCGGTCCCGAGTGGGTCCGCACGATCGCCGACACCGGGCTCGTCGCGCAGATCCGGCGGCTGGCCGACGGCGCGGACCGCACGGCCTCGGTCTGCGCGGGCGCGTTCGCCCTGGCCGCCGCGGGCGTGCTCGACGGCAGGCGGGCCACCACGCACTGGGATCTCACCGACCAGCTCGCCCGCCGATTCCCGCGCGTGCGGGTCGACGCCGACGCGATCTTCGTCAAGGACGGGCCGGTCATCACCTCGGCGGGCGTGACCTCCGGGATCGACCTGGCGCTCGCGCTGGTCGAGGCCGACCTCGGCGCGGAGGTGGCCCGGCTGGTGGCCAAGCACCTGGTCGTGTTCCTGCAGCGGCCGGGCGGCCAGTCGCAGTTCAGCGTCCGGCTGGAGACGGGCCGCCCGCGCACCGAGGTGCTGCGGGCGGTGCTCGACTCGGTGGCGGCCGACCCGTCGGCACCGCACACGCTCGAAACGATGGCGGCCCGCGCCGGCGTCAGCCCCCGCCACCTGACCCGCCTGTTCGCCGTCGAGCTCGGCCGCACCCCGGCCCGGTTCGTCGAGCAGGTGCGGGTGGAGTCGGCGCGGCAGCTGCTGGAGCGCACGGCCGATCCGCTGGACGCGGTGGCGCGCCGGTCGGGGTTCGGGTCGGCGGAGACGATGCGGCGGGCCTTCGCGCGTGGCCTCGGCGTGACGCCGAGCGGCTACCGGGCGCGGTTCCGGACCACCGGCATCCGCTGA
- a CDS encoding histidine kinase — protein sequence MSAHTSQMDDIRLVAQPSALPVTELFVRLILTDWSLLPMLEQTTATAKRLVEAVVEAGNPQAPAFVTLRLRLRADVLAVEVDDDVPGLPEPQARPGERVGVTPGPGGSRTTWCELPLPGGMNARQVRLPRRQDRRTLVDEPVSGEPVAADPQVLERLLTRLSGWSGSS from the coding sequence TTGAGCGCGCACACCTCCCAGATGGACGATATCCGGCTGGTCGCGCAGCCCAGCGCGCTGCCGGTCACGGAACTGTTCGTCCGCCTGATTCTCACCGACTGGTCCCTGCTGCCCATGCTGGAGCAGACGACCGCGACCGCGAAACGGCTGGTCGAGGCGGTGGTCGAGGCCGGCAACCCGCAGGCGCCCGCCTTCGTCACGCTGCGGCTGCGGCTGCGCGCCGACGTGCTGGCGGTCGAGGTCGACGACGACGTGCCCGGGCTGCCGGAACCGCAGGCCCGGCCCGGCGAGCGCGTCGGCGTCACGCCCGGCCCCGGCGGGTCCCGCACGACCTGGTGCGAGCTGCCGCTGCCCGGCGGGATGAACGCGCGGCAGGTGCGCCTGCCGCGGCGGCAGGACCGGCGGACCCTGGTCGACGAGCCGGTCTCGGGCGAGCCGGTGGCCGCCGACCCCCAGGTGCTGGAGCGCCTGCTCACCCGGTTGAGCGGCTGGTCGGGCTCGAGCTGA
- a CDS encoding M24 family metallopeptidase gives MGEPVEDEAQRAARLLDAQAKAVELFAAVADRGILAPGVRETEASDAIRDLAGDLLGIRRYWHKRIVRAGVNTLRPYRENPPDRVLAEDDIVFADFGPIFEDWEADFGRTFVLGDDPVKHRLRDTLPEVFDAGRAYFAARPDVTGAQLYAHMVELAREAGWEFGGSIAGHLVGRFPHERIDGADIDSYIAPGSDGPMRRPDRAGRTAHWILEVHLVDRRLGIGGFFEQLLDLGPSAAES, from the coding sequence ATGGGCGAACCGGTCGAGGACGAGGCGCAGCGCGCCGCACGGCTGCTGGACGCGCAGGCGAAGGCGGTGGAGCTGTTCGCCGCGGTGGCCGACCGCGGCATCCTGGCGCCGGGCGTGCGGGAGACCGAGGCGAGCGACGCGATCCGCGACCTGGCCGGCGACCTGCTGGGCATCCGCCGCTACTGGCACAAGCGGATCGTCCGCGCCGGCGTCAACACGCTGCGGCCCTACCGCGAAAACCCGCCGGACCGGGTGCTGGCCGAGGACGACATCGTGTTCGCCGACTTCGGTCCGATCTTCGAGGACTGGGAAGCGGACTTCGGCCGCACGTTCGTCCTGGGCGACGACCCGGTCAAGCACCGGCTGCGCGACACGCTCCCGGAGGTGTTCGATGCGGGCCGGGCGTACTTCGCCGCGCGGCCGGACGTCACGGGCGCGCAGCTGTACGCGCACATGGTGGAGCTGGCGCGGGAAGCGGGCTGGGAGTTCGGCGGCTCGATCGCCGGTCACCTGGTGGGCCGGTTCCCGCACGAGCGGATCGACGGCGCCGACATCGACTCCTACATCGCCCCGGGCAGCGACGGCCCGATGCGGCGGCCGGACCGGGCCGGGCGGACGGCGCACTGGATCCTGGAGGTGCACCTGGTGGACCGCCGGCTGGGGATCGGCGGCTTCTTCGAGCAGCTCCTGGATCTGGGGCCGAGCGCCGCGGAGTCGTGA
- a CDS encoding FMN-dependent NADH-azoreductase, translating to MAHLLHIDSSIQGERSVSRRLSARAAAAWRAAHPGGTVTYRDLGAHPLPHIDAASGLAGMVPPDQHTPEQAAAWARSRELVDEIKAADTVLLGLPLYNFGAPSSVKTWVDHLIAPGLSIDPETQAGLLGGREFIVLASRGGGYGEGTPREGWDHAEQWLPHGVSLTGLEPRFITAELTLARVNPAMAELIPLADASLATAEKAIDELWLPARV from the coding sequence ATGGCGCATCTCCTCCACATCGACTCGAGCATCCAGGGCGAGCGCTCGGTGAGCCGCCGGCTCAGCGCGCGGGCCGCGGCCGCGTGGCGGGCCGCCCACCCCGGCGGCACGGTGACCTACCGCGACCTGGGCGCGCACCCGCTGCCCCACATCGACGCGGCGAGCGGGCTGGCGGGCATGGTGCCGCCGGACCAGCACACGCCGGAGCAGGCGGCGGCGTGGGCGCGCAGCCGCGAGCTGGTCGACGAGATCAAGGCGGCCGACACGGTCCTGCTCGGCCTGCCGCTGTACAACTTCGGCGCGCCGAGCAGCGTGAAGACGTGGGTCGACCACTTGATCGCCCCGGGCCTGTCGATCGACCCGGAGACGCAGGCCGGGCTGCTGGGCGGCCGCGAGTTCATCGTGCTGGCCTCCCGCGGCGGCGGGTACGGCGAAGGAACCCCGCGCGAGGGCTGGGACCACGCCGAGCAGTGGCTGCCGCACGGCGTCTCGCTGACCGGCCTGGAGCCGCGGTTCATCACGGCGGAGCTGACCCTGGCGCGCGTGAACCCGGCGATGGCGGAGCTGATCCCGCTGGCCGACGCGAGCCTGGCGACGGCGGAGAAGGCGATCGACGAACTCTGGCTGCCCGCGCGAGTCTGA
- a CDS encoding MarR family winged helix-turn-helix transcriptional regulator, giving the protein MTSLPVVNQPPHRCGALLDHLSRRMRLRSESVLAPLGLRPRHLIALTVLRDLGGSSQQDLAKTLEMDGTNVVGLLNDLEAENLVERRRSPVDRRRHVVELTDVGAKLLARAEFALAAVENEVLAGLSDDQREQLYELLHQATNKTETQACTEAAAEPGC; this is encoded by the coding sequence ATGACGTCGCTGCCGGTCGTGAACCAGCCGCCCCACCGCTGCGGGGCGCTGCTCGACCACCTCTCGCGCCGGATGCGGCTGCGCAGCGAGTCGGTCCTGGCGCCGCTGGGGCTGCGCCCGCGCCACCTGATCGCCCTCACGGTCCTGCGCGACCTCGGCGGCAGCTCCCAGCAGGACCTGGCGAAGACGCTGGAGATGGACGGCACGAACGTCGTCGGCCTGCTCAACGACCTCGAGGCCGAGAACCTGGTCGAGCGGCGCCGCTCCCCCGTCGACCGGCGCCGCCACGTCGTGGAGCTCACCGACGTCGGCGCGAAGCTGCTCGCGCGGGCCGAGTTCGCGCTGGCGGCGGTCGAGAACGAGGTGCTGGCCGGGCTGAGCGACGACCAGCGCGAGCAGCTCTACGAACTGCTCCACCAGGCCACGAACAAGACCGAGACGCAGGCGTGCACGGAAGCCGCGGCGGAGCCGGGCTGCTGA
- a CDS encoding SecDF P1 head subdomain-containing protein: MRILLLAAVAVLVAGCQTEVAGQATPTGFVVKDGTLLRFRPVLAALPAGPPSGPAAERQSADPATQRAAAQALDCAADRPDPLDGRDDPALPLVGCDRADGTKYVLGPGFLSGADVSRVAAHPDPATGGSVIDLSFTAEGARTWAEWTGQNVGKQVAMVLKSRVLTAPVVQSAITGGETQIAGKFTLAEARQLARDIAGG; encoded by the coding sequence GTGCGGATCCTCCTGCTCGCGGCCGTCGCCGTGCTCGTCGCCGGGTGCCAGACCGAGGTCGCGGGTCAGGCGACGCCCACCGGGTTCGTCGTCAAGGACGGCACGCTGCTGCGGTTCCGGCCGGTACTGGCCGCGCTGCCGGCGGGGCCGCCGTCCGGTCCGGCGGCCGAGCGGCAGAGCGCCGACCCGGCCACGCAGCGGGCCGCGGCGCAGGCGCTCGACTGCGCGGCGGACCGGCCGGACCCGCTCGACGGCCGCGACGACCCGGCGCTGCCGCTGGTCGGCTGCGACCGCGCGGACGGCACGAAGTACGTCCTCGGCCCCGGGTTCCTCAGCGGCGCCGACGTGAGCCGCGTGGCCGCGCACCCCGACCCGGCGACGGGCGGCTCGGTCATCGACCTCAGCTTCACCGCCGAGGGCGCGCGGACGTGGGCGGAGTGGACCGGGCAGAACGTCGGCAAGCAGGTCGCGATGGTGCTGAAGAGCCGGGTGCTGACCGCGCCGGTCGTGCAGTCCGCCATCACCGGCGGGGAAACGCAGATCGCCGGGAAGTTCACCCTGGCGGAGGCGCGGCAGCTGGCTCGCGACATCGCCGGGGGCTGA
- a CDS encoding glycoside hydrolase family 76 protein, translating to MSVRTLLVLLLVFGSLTPMPAAAADTAVCVTACDTLDPSRAARESFPLPDKVINGRVLRLHASDPDGMAWAGIDNGVPGDAVWLDRSWDGGATWDGLLGKASIPGTWTGTRTLMYNLTDPAHHRRGLVRACGDAQAVGCTAWIYPDVCDAACDRTAPAAGDSRPVAPATLFGRTIRLHFDGRGMAWAGIDSGGPGDEIWLDRSWDAGASWPDGSSLGRTSVPAGATGTQTAAFATRDPRGRLYGGAVRACGREATHAQGSCTAWARPAVTRAAGALDALMWSYDPYTAWWPSSWWNSAVAVTAVADAGGSEAALARTFDVNRVAFPAGARSSDAIDGDFVSRAVDDSAWWGLAWVAVYDRTHDPRYLAEATTIANYVHGFWDTGSCGGGVWWNRERTYKNAVTAGLYLRLTASLHRRIAGDTVWGQWAKTAGDWYLASGLVNSAGLVNDGLTASCANNGQTVWTYNQGLGIGGLLELWRATGIPSYLDAARRLADAAMARLTDGGVLVESCDLGTGSCDDNQKQFKGIFMRYFGDLATATGSAAYLAFARRQADALWAGDRDSLNRIGQRWTGTAPNVTDWRTQASGLEAILAAG from the coding sequence ATGTCGGTGCGGACATTGCTCGTGCTGCTGCTCGTGTTCGGTTCCCTGACCCCGATGCCCGCCGCCGCGGCGGACACCGCGGTGTGCGTCACCGCGTGCGACACGCTCGATCCGTCGCGGGCCGCACGGGAGAGCTTTCCCTTGCCGGACAAGGTGATCAACGGCCGCGTGCTGCGGTTGCACGCCTCGGACCCGGACGGGATGGCGTGGGCCGGCATCGACAACGGCGTTCCCGGGGACGCCGTGTGGCTCGACCGCTCCTGGGACGGCGGTGCCACCTGGGACGGCCTGCTGGGCAAGGCGAGCATCCCCGGCACGTGGACCGGCACCCGCACGCTGATGTACAACCTCACCGATCCCGCGCACCACCGCCGCGGCCTGGTGCGTGCCTGCGGTGACGCGCAGGCGGTCGGCTGCACGGCGTGGATCTACCCGGACGTCTGCGACGCGGCCTGCGACCGGACCGCGCCGGCCGCGGGGGACAGCCGGCCGGTGGCGCCGGCGACGCTCTTCGGCCGCACCATCCGCCTGCACTTCGACGGCCGCGGCATGGCGTGGGCGGGGATCGATTCGGGCGGCCCCGGTGACGAGATCTGGCTCGACCGCTCCTGGGACGCCGGGGCGAGCTGGCCGGACGGCTCGTCGCTGGGCCGCACGAGCGTGCCCGCGGGCGCGACCGGCACGCAGACCGCGGCCTTCGCGACGCGCGATCCCCGGGGCCGCCTCTACGGCGGCGCGGTCCGGGCGTGCGGCCGGGAAGCCACGCACGCGCAGGGGAGCTGCACGGCCTGGGCCCGTCCGGCGGTGACTCGCGCGGCCGGGGCGCTCGACGCGCTGATGTGGTCCTACGACCCGTACACCGCGTGGTGGCCCTCGAGCTGGTGGAACTCCGCGGTCGCGGTGACGGCGGTGGCCGACGCGGGCGGGTCCGAGGCGGCGCTGGCGCGCACCTTCGACGTCAACCGCGTGGCTTTCCCGGCCGGGGCAAGGAGTTCCGACGCGATCGACGGCGACTTCGTCAGCCGGGCCGTCGACGACAGCGCGTGGTGGGGTCTGGCCTGGGTCGCCGTCTACGACCGCACCCACGACCCGCGTTACCTCGCCGAGGCGACGACGATCGCGAACTACGTCCACGGGTTCTGGGACACCGGCTCCTGCGGCGGCGGCGTGTGGTGGAACCGCGAGCGGACGTACAAGAACGCCGTCACGGCCGGACTGTACCTGCGGTTGACCGCGTCGCTGCACCGGCGGATCGCCGGTGACACCGTGTGGGGGCAGTGGGCGAAGACGGCCGGGGACTGGTACCTCGCCAGCGGGCTGGTCAACTCCGCCGGCCTGGTCAACGACGGCCTGACGGCTTCGTGCGCCAACAACGGCCAGACGGTCTGGACCTACAACCAGGGCCTCGGCATCGGCGGGCTGCTGGAGCTGTGGCGCGCCACCGGCATCCCGTCCTATCTGGACGCCGCGAGGCGGCTCGCGGACGCGGCGATGGCGCGGCTGACCGACGGCGGCGTGCTCGTCGAGTCGTGCGACCTCGGCACGGGATCGTGCGACGACAACCAGAAGCAGTTCAAGGGCATCTTCATGCGCTACTTCGGCGACCTGGCCACGGCGACGGGCTCGGCCGCCTACCTCGCGTTCGCGAGAAGGCAGGCGGACGCGCTGTGGGCGGGCGACCGTGACTCGCTGAACCGGATCGGCCAGCGCTGGACCGGCACCGCGCCGAACGTCACGGACTGGCGTACCCAGGCCTCGGGGCTGGAAGCGATCCTGGCGGCCGGGTAG
- a CDS encoding CPBP family intramembrane glutamic endopeptidase has protein sequence MRKTVLAAITAFGSGLLGASLASRPGSRRFHALTASVAATWFAGAGRVPRGRRDVVQPVAAGAGAFGVFYGGALVARHIPPLRRAITGVLDHAHRGSTPSVAATALVTGVAEEVFFRGALYDAFGARGATAVYVLSTAATRNPALVLASAVMGTVFAWQRHRSGGVQAPLLTHVTWSALMLAVMPRLFPPAPQSVLVRNASEPDRNLRRATRCSYPGTKPVRGEGCRCGHCSCCCSCSVP, from the coding sequence GTGAGGAAGACGGTCCTGGCCGCCATCACGGCATTCGGGTCGGGCCTGCTCGGCGCGTCGCTGGCCAGCCGTCCCGGCTCGCGGCGGTTCCACGCGCTCACCGCGTCGGTCGCCGCGACGTGGTTCGCCGGGGCAGGGCGGGTGCCGCGGGGCCGCCGGGACGTCGTCCAGCCGGTGGCCGCGGGGGCGGGCGCGTTCGGCGTGTTCTACGGCGGTGCCCTGGTGGCCCGGCACATCCCGCCGCTGCGCCGGGCGATCACGGGCGTGCTCGACCACGCCCACCGCGGGTCGACGCCGTCGGTCGCCGCGACGGCGCTGGTCACCGGCGTGGCGGAGGAGGTCTTCTTCCGCGGCGCGCTCTACGACGCGTTCGGGGCGCGCGGCGCCACGGCGGTGTACGTCCTGTCCACCGCGGCGACCCGGAATCCTGCGCTGGTGCTGGCTTCCGCGGTGATGGGGACGGTGTTCGCGTGGCAGCGCCACCGGTCCGGCGGAGTACAGGCACCGCTGCTGACGCACGTCACCTGGTCGGCGCTGATGCTCGCCGTCATGCCCCGGCTCTTCCCGCCCGCGCCTCAGTCGGTTCTTGTCCGGAACGCGTCAGAACCGGACAGAAACCTTCGCCGCGCCACGCGGTGTTCCTATCCTGGGACGAAACCCGTGCGTGGAGAGGGATGTCGGTGCGGACATTGCTCGTGCTGCTGCTCGTGTTCGGTTCCCTGA